The Gaiellales bacterium genome contains a region encoding:
- the solA gene encoding N-methyl-L-tryptophan oxidase, producing MTETRVDVVVAGLGGMGSAAAYWAAAMGASVAGLEQFELGHDRGGSHDHSRLTRLAYHHPDYVLLARRAFDVWREVEQAAGEQLVVLTGGVDMFASDAPLGREVYASSLEQAGAAFERVTGVDVRRRWPQLQPPEEVEALVHPQAGLVAADRANAAHQRLAQAAGARLVERCPIRALRADGGDIVVEAAAGTWRCRSVIAAAGAWLNELLEPLGEALPLTVTQEQISYLEAGDLEAFDRARFPVWIWHGAPTFYGFPVFGERAVKVAEDHGGPVVTARSRSMQPDEAAERRVVSFARRVIPGLGSPVRSKTCLYTLTPDRDFVISALPRHPNVIAAVSDGHGFKFASLIGMLLAELALGREPSVDLTRFRADRPALASGAGEPARV from the coding sequence GTGACCGAGACGCGCGTCGACGTGGTGGTCGCCGGCCTCGGCGGGATGGGGAGCGCGGCGGCTTACTGGGCGGCGGCGATGGGAGCGTCCGTCGCAGGGCTCGAGCAGTTCGAGCTGGGACACGACCGCGGCGGGTCGCACGACCATTCGCGGCTGACGCGGCTCGCCTACCACCACCCTGACTACGTCCTCCTGGCGCGGCGCGCGTTCGACGTGTGGCGCGAGGTGGAGCAGGCCGCCGGCGAGCAGCTCGTCGTCCTGACCGGCGGGGTGGATATGTTCGCGTCCGATGCGCCGCTCGGGCGCGAGGTGTACGCGTCCAGCCTCGAGCAGGCCGGTGCGGCGTTCGAGCGGGTGACCGGGGTCGACGTCCGGCGCCGCTGGCCGCAGCTGCAGCCACCGGAGGAGGTGGAGGCCCTCGTCCATCCGCAGGCCGGCCTGGTCGCGGCCGACCGGGCGAACGCCGCGCACCAGCGGCTCGCGCAGGCGGCCGGCGCGCGGCTGGTGGAGCGCTGCCCGATTCGCGCGCTGCGAGCTGACGGTGGCGACATCGTGGTCGAGGCGGCGGCCGGGACGTGGCGGTGCCGGTCGGTGATCGCAGCGGCCGGCGCGTGGCTGAACGAGCTGCTCGAGCCGCTCGGCGAGGCGCTCCCGCTCACCGTCACGCAGGAGCAGATCTCCTACCTGGAGGCCGGGGATCTGGAGGCGTTCGACCGCGCGCGGTTCCCCGTCTGGATTTGGCACGGAGCGCCGACGTTCTATGGGTTTCCGGTGTTCGGAGAGCGGGCGGTGAAGGTCGCGGAGGACCACGGCGGCCCGGTCGTCACCGCACGCAGCCGCAGCATGCAGCCGGACGAGGCGGCGGAGCGGCGGGTGGTGTCGTTCGCGCGGCGTGTGATCCCGGGGCTCGGGAGCCCGGTGCGGTCGAAGACGTGCCTCTACACGCTGACCCCGGATCGCGACTTCGTGATATCCGCGCTGCCACGGCACCCGAACGTGATTGCGGCCGTCAGCGACGGCCACGGGTTCAAGTTCGCGTCGCTGATCGGGATGCTGCTCGCCGAGCTCGCGCTCGGACGCGAGCCGTCGGTCGACCTGACGCGCTTCCGGGCAGACCGTCCCGCGCTCGCCTCCGGCGCCGGCGAGCCGGCGCGGGTGTAG
- the purE gene encoding 5-(carboxyamino)imidazole ribonucleotide mutase, protein MSDSAAPLVGVIMGSRSDWETMRHTVETLEELAVPCEHRVVSAHRTPDLLFEYAASARDRGLRVLIAGAGGAAHLPGMAAAKTSLPVLGVPVQSKALSGIDSLLSIAQMPAGVPVGTLAIGRAGAVNAALLAAAILSTQDEAIRRALDEFRAVQTRDVLAHPDPAG, encoded by the coding sequence ATGAGCGACAGCGCCGCCCCGCTGGTGGGCGTCATCATGGGATCGCGCTCGGATTGGGAGACGATGCGCCATACGGTGGAGACGCTGGAGGAGCTCGCTGTGCCATGCGAGCACCGTGTCGTCTCGGCACACAGGACGCCGGACCTGCTGTTCGAGTACGCCGCATCGGCGCGCGACCGCGGCCTGCGGGTGCTGATCGCGGGAGCGGGCGGCGCGGCGCACCTGCCTGGGATGGCGGCGGCGAAGACGAGCCTGCCGGTGCTCGGCGTGCCGGTGCAGTCGAAGGCGCTCTCGGGGATCGATTCGCTGCTCTCCATCGCGCAGATGCCGGCAGGCGTGCCGGTGGGGACGCTCGCGATCGGGCGCGCCGGGGCCGTCAACGCGGCGCTGCTCGCGGCGGCCATCCTCTCCACGCAGGACGAGGCGATCCGCCGGGCGCTGGACGAGTTCCGGGCGGTGCAGACGCGCGACGTGCTGGCGCACCCCGATCCCGCCGGGTGA
- a CDS encoding 5-(carboxyamino)imidazole ribonucleotide synthase encodes MRVGILGGGQLARMMALAGIPLGVRCSFLDPAPDAGAGAAGALIVGAYDDPEGLDRLAADADVVTFEFESVPASSAERLAARVPVHPPPRALEMAQDRLSEKQLFERLGIETTGFAAIGSQEELEAAGRRGVLKTRRLGYDGKGQRVLREPADASGAFDALGGVPLILEDFVPFDRELSAIAVRGRGGEVRCYPLVENHHADGILRVTHAPAPALTPDLQELGERYVTGIMEELDYVGVLALELFQVGGRLLANEIAPRVHNSGHWTIEGAETSQFENHLRAVLGLPLGSVATRGSSTMVNLIGDVPDAASVLAVSGAHLHLYGKAPRPGRKLGHVTVTEGGDWERVAGLAAAIALSGS; translated from the coding sequence ATGCGCGTCGGGATCCTGGGCGGCGGGCAGCTCGCGCGCATGATGGCGCTTGCCGGCATCCCGCTCGGCGTTCGCTGCAGCTTCCTCGACCCCGCGCCGGACGCGGGGGCGGGCGCGGCGGGCGCACTGATCGTCGGCGCGTACGACGACCCCGAGGGGCTCGACCGGCTGGCCGCGGACGCCGATGTCGTCACCTTCGAGTTCGAGTCGGTCCCGGCGAGCTCCGCCGAGCGCCTCGCCGCACGGGTTCCGGTGCACCCGCCGCCGCGCGCGCTCGAGATGGCGCAGGACCGGCTCTCCGAGAAGCAGCTGTTCGAGCGGCTGGGGATCGAGACGACGGGCTTCGCCGCGATCGGCTCGCAGGAGGAGCTCGAGGCAGCGGGCCGGCGAGGCGTGCTGAAGACGCGCCGGCTCGGGTACGACGGCAAGGGACAGCGGGTGCTCCGCGAGCCGGCCGACGCGAGCGGAGCCTTCGATGCACTCGGCGGCGTGCCCCTGATCCTCGAGGATTTCGTGCCGTTCGACCGCGAGCTGTCGGCCATCGCCGTGCGTGGGCGAGGAGGCGAGGTGCGGTGCTACCCGCTGGTCGAGAACCACCATGCCGACGGGATCCTGCGGGTGACGCACGCGCCCGCACCGGCGCTGACGCCAGACCTGCAGGAGCTGGGAGAGCGGTACGTGACCGGCATCATGGAGGAGCTCGACTACGTCGGCGTGCTGGCCCTCGAGCTGTTCCAGGTCGGCGGGCGGCTGCTTGCCAACGAGATCGCGCCGCGCGTCCACAACTCGGGCCACTGGACGATCGAGGGCGCCGAGACGAGCCAGTTCGAGAACCACCTGCGGGCCGTGCTCGGGCTGCCGCTGGGGTCGGTCGCAACCCGCGGGTCGTCCACGATGGTGAACCTGATCGGCGACGTGCCGGACGCGGCGTCGGTGCTCGCAGTCAGCGGCGCGCATCTCCACCTCTACGGCAAGGCACCCCGGCCAGGCCGGAAGCTGGGCCATGTGACCGTCACGGAGGGCGGCGACTGGGAGCGAGTGGCCGGCCTGGCCGCCGCGATCGCGCTCAGCGGCTCCTAG
- a CDS encoding ABC transporter ATP-binding protein: MPHKRRTGLSRLTIYLRGKRLLVAMLLLVATGQAAAQTGGWLLVRAAIDNGIAKADRQYLSVIVVIYLCVGAAGWALSATLIRGLAGVGQGIVLGLRRDLFEHLTALSLRYFSEQRAGWIIARLTSDVDALSDALSQGLPTLAANVVLLPTAIVAVFIVDWRLGMIAFIVLPPALVLTRWFQRRSSVAQLEVRERIAAVTAHMAESVSGMAIVQAFNRERAFQAQFDTLNLENRAANVRTQSLLSVFFPSIELLGMTSTAAVLLLGAHLYREGQITIGTLITAVYLLQLVFQPLQELSDVYGQMQSAAAAMVKITTVLDTEPDIGDRPGARPMPPIEGHLELDGIRFSYGNNEVLHGIAVDVPAGGCLALVGQSGGGKSTLAKLIARFYDPREGAVRVDGIDLRDVRLRTYRRQLGVVLQDPFLFSGTIADNIRFARPDATDEQVRETAAAVGVDRIAARLHGGLDHEVREGGAGLSAGERQLISIARALLADPRILILDEATSNIDRPTEIQIERALDRLLHGRTSVIIAHRLATVRRADEILVVDHGNVIQRGTERDLLAEDGPFRRLAHDLRAV; this comes from the coding sequence TTGCCGCATAAGCGCCGCACAGGGCTCAGCCGGCTGACCATCTACCTCCGGGGAAAGCGCCTGCTCGTGGCCATGCTGCTGCTCGTCGCAACCGGCCAGGCCGCTGCGCAGACGGGCGGCTGGCTGCTCGTCCGCGCCGCGATCGACAACGGCATCGCGAAGGCCGACCGCCAGTACCTGTCCGTGATCGTCGTGATCTACCTGTGCGTCGGCGCAGCCGGCTGGGCCCTGAGCGCCACCCTGATCCGCGGGCTGGCCGGCGTCGGCCAGGGCATCGTGCTCGGTCTGCGGCGCGACCTGTTCGAGCACCTGACCGCGCTGTCGCTGCGGTACTTCTCGGAGCAGCGCGCCGGGTGGATCATCGCTCGGCTGACGTCGGACGTCGACGCGCTCTCGGACGCGCTGTCGCAGGGCTTGCCCACGCTCGCAGCCAACGTCGTGCTCCTTCCAACGGCGATCGTCGCCGTGTTCATCGTCGACTGGCGGCTCGGGATGATCGCGTTCATCGTGCTCCCGCCCGCGCTCGTGCTGACGCGCTGGTTCCAGCGCCGGTCGTCGGTCGCCCAGCTGGAGGTGCGTGAGCGGATCGCGGCCGTGACCGCGCACATGGCGGAGTCGGTGTCGGGCATGGCGATCGTGCAGGCGTTCAACAGGGAGCGCGCGTTCCAGGCGCAGTTCGACACGCTCAACCTCGAGAATCGCGCGGCCAACGTTCGGACGCAGAGCCTGCTCTCGGTGTTCTTCCCGTCCATCGAGCTGCTCGGCATGACGTCGACCGCCGCCGTGCTGCTGCTGGGCGCGCACCTCTACCGGGAGGGGCAGATCACGATCGGCACGCTGATCACCGCCGTCTACCTGCTGCAGCTGGTGTTCCAGCCTCTGCAGGAGCTGTCAGACGTCTACGGCCAGATGCAGTCGGCCGCCGCGGCGATGGTGAAGATCACCACGGTGCTGGATACCGAGCCGGACATCGGCGACCGGCCCGGCGCGCGGCCGATGCCGCCGATCGAGGGGCACCTGGAGCTCGACGGCATCCGCTTCTCGTACGGGAACAACGAGGTGCTGCACGGCATTGCGGTCGACGTGCCGGCGGGCGGCTGCCTGGCGCTGGTCGGCCAGTCCGGCGGCGGGAAGTCGACGCTCGCGAAGCTGATCGCGCGGTTCTACGACCCGCGGGAGGGAGCCGTGCGCGTCGACGGGATCGACCTGCGTGACGTCCGTCTCCGGACGTACCGCCGCCAGCTGGGGGTGGTGCTGCAGGACCCGTTCCTGTTCTCGGGCACGATCGCGGACAACATCCGGTTCGCGCGGCCCGACGCGACGGATGAGCAGGTGCGCGAGACGGCGGCGGCCGTCGGCGTCGACCGCATCGCCGCCCGGCTCCACGGCGGGCTCGACCACGAGGTGCGCGAGGGCGGCGCCGGGCTCTCCGCCGGCGAGCGGCAGCTGATCTCGATCGCGCGCGCTCTGCTCGCGGACCCGCGGATCCTGATCCTCGACGAGGCCACCTCGAACATCGACCGGCCCACGGAGATCCAGATCGAGCGCGCGCTCGACCGGCTGCTTCACGGCCGCACGTCCGTCATCATCGCCCACCGCCTGGCGACGGTGCGGCGCGCGGACGAGATCCTCGTCGTCGACCATGGCAACGTCATCCAGCGGGGCACGGAGCGCGACCTGCTCGCCGAGGACGGCCCGTTCCGCCGCCTCGCGCACGACCTGCGCGCGGTGTAG
- a CDS encoding HAD-IC family P-type ATPase — translation MTDEAQAPPATAAGLSSDEAARRLAARGPLPPAPSSRSVASIVRSNTLTLFNLILAAFFVLILIAGRPADGLFAGVLVANASIGIVQELRAKRVLDRAALLVTPRARVVRDGDERLVDMGEIVDGDLVALRPGDQVVADGRVAASVGMLLDESSLTGESLPVPRETDEELLSGSYCVEGSGRYVVTGTGPDSYAWRLLGTAREDTAQRSPLELQINRLLRVLVGVMIPLGGALVWTLEQRDTPFREAAATATAGIVTLVPEGLVLLMSLTFAVAAVRLSRRGLLVQYTNAVESIANVDTVCLDKTGTLTDGTLQLHAVTPLGAATESELRDLVSAYAAGAASRNATLDAVAAALPGSAWSPAAEVPFSSRWKWSALQRDGSWLVLGAPDVLLPGPEQRVAEHERAGRRVLAFGRALGPIDPSDDGHAAPAVDPLGLVVLEERLRDDAADTIAFLYRQGVEVKVMSGDSPATVAAVAERAGVRAGARAWAGTELPEDAAALAATVQGSTVFARLTPEHKRRLIGALNGHGAYVAMIGDGVNDVPAMKAARLAVALGSGTQLAKSVADSVLVADRFGAIPDAVAEGRRIIGNVQRVAKLFVTKSVFAAFVIATFGLWTGEFPLLPRHLSLAATFTVGVPGFLLALGPASGAPESGDFLRRVLRFSVPAGVVTGAATLFAYLAVSDVRGHNDTEGRTAAVTVFVAIGLYLLLVLDAERMQASRRYAAVVVALAASLGGGFLAVLGAPALRHFFALTVPGFWALLVIVASCVGAAWLLGRLGLSPYRGSSLPEPVSRAERSA, via the coding sequence GTGACCGACGAGGCGCAGGCGCCCCCGGCCACCGCGGCCGGTCTCAGCAGCGACGAGGCAGCCCGGCGGTTGGCGGCGCGGGGCCCGCTTCCGCCCGCTCCCAGCAGCCGCTCGGTCGCCAGCATCGTCCGCTCGAACACGCTGACGCTGTTCAATCTGATCCTCGCGGCGTTCTTCGTGCTGATCCTGATCGCGGGACGCCCGGCGGACGGTCTGTTCGCGGGCGTGCTGGTCGCGAACGCCTCGATCGGCATCGTCCAGGAGCTGCGCGCCAAGCGCGTGCTCGACCGCGCCGCCCTGCTGGTCACGCCCCGCGCCCGCGTCGTCCGCGACGGCGACGAGCGGTTGGTCGACATGGGCGAGATCGTGGACGGCGACCTGGTAGCGCTGCGGCCGGGCGACCAGGTGGTGGCCGACGGCCGCGTTGCGGCCTCCGTCGGCATGCTGCTGGACGAGTCGTCGCTGACCGGGGAGTCGCTTCCCGTCCCGCGGGAGACCGATGAGGAGCTGCTGTCGGGCTCCTACTGCGTCGAGGGCAGCGGCAGGTATGTCGTGACCGGTACGGGGCCTGACAGCTACGCCTGGCGGCTGCTCGGCACCGCGCGTGAGGACACGGCGCAGCGCTCGCCGCTCGAGCTGCAGATCAACCGCCTGCTCCGCGTCCTCGTCGGCGTCATGATCCCGCTGGGCGGTGCATTGGTGTGGACGCTCGAGCAGCGCGACACGCCGTTTCGCGAGGCGGCCGCCACGGCGACTGCCGGCATCGTCACCCTGGTGCCCGAGGGTCTCGTCCTGCTCATGAGCCTGACGTTCGCCGTCGCCGCCGTGCGCCTCTCCCGGCGCGGCCTGCTGGTCCAGTACACCAACGCCGTCGAGTCGATCGCGAACGTCGACACCGTCTGCCTCGACAAGACCGGCACGCTGACCGACGGCACGCTGCAGCTCCACGCCGTCACCCCGCTCGGCGCAGCAACCGAGTCGGAGCTGCGAGACCTCGTGTCGGCGTACGCAGCCGGCGCGGCGTCCCGCAACGCGACGCTCGACGCGGTCGCCGCCGCGCTGCCCGGTTCGGCGTGGTCGCCTGCCGCCGAGGTGCCGTTCTCGTCGCGATGGAAGTGGAGCGCGCTCCAGCGCGACGGTAGCTGGCTCGTCCTCGGCGCCCCCGACGTGCTCCTGCCCGGGCCCGAGCAGCGGGTCGCCGAGCACGAGCGCGCCGGGCGCCGCGTGCTCGCATTCGGCCGTGCCCTGGGGCCGATCGACCCGTCCGATGACGGCCATGCGGCTCCTGCGGTCGACCCTCTGGGGCTCGTCGTCCTGGAGGAGCGGCTCCGGGACGACGCCGCCGACACGATCGCGTTCCTCTACCGGCAGGGGGTCGAGGTGAAGGTCATGTCGGGCGACTCCCCGGCAACCGTCGCGGCGGTCGCCGAGCGGGCCGGCGTGCGCGCCGGCGCGCGCGCGTGGGCGGGCACGGAGCTGCCCGAGGACGCCGCGGCGCTCGCAGCGACCGTCCAGGGGTCGACCGTGTTCGCTCGCCTGACGCCCGAGCACAAGCGCCGTCTGATCGGTGCGCTCAACGGCCACGGCGCGTACGTTGCCATGATCGGCGACGGGGTCAACGACGTGCCCGCCATGAAGGCGGCGCGCCTGGCCGTCGCCCTGGGCAGCGGAACCCAGCTCGCGAAGAGCGTCGCCGACAGCGTGCTCGTGGCCGACCGCTTCGGCGCGATCCCGGACGCCGTCGCAGAGGGCCGCCGGATCATCGGGAACGTCCAGCGCGTGGCGAAGCTGTTCGTCACCAAGTCGGTCTTCGCGGCCTTCGTGATCGCGACGTTCGGCCTGTGGACGGGCGAGTTCCCGCTGCTGCCGCGCCACCTCTCGCTCGCGGCCACGTTCACCGTCGGGGTGCCCGGATTCCTGCTCGCGCTCGGCCCGGCCAGCGGCGCGCCCGAGTCAGGCGACTTCCTGCGTCGCGTGCTCCGCTTCTCCGTCCCGGCCGGGGTCGTCACGGGAGCCGCGACGCTGTTCGCCTACCTCGCGGTCAGCGACGTCCGGGGACACAACGACACCGAGGGCCGCACGGCGGCGGTCACCGTGTTCGTCGCCATCGGGCTCTACCTGCTGCTCGTCCTCGACGCCGAGCGGATGCAGGCCAGCCGCCGGTACGCGGCCGTGGTGGTCGCGCTCGCGGCTTCGCTGGGCGGCGGCTTTCTGGCGGTGCTCGGCGCGCCGGCCCTGCGCCACTTCTTCGCGCTCACGGTGCCCGGCTTCTGGGCGCTGCTCGTGATCGTCGCCTCCTGTGTCGGGGCCGCCTGGCTGCTCGGGCGCCTGGGGCTGTCTCCCTACCGGGGCAGCTCCCTGCCCGAGCCGGTGTCGCGCGCAGAGCGCAGCGCGTAG